Proteins encoded by one window of Rutidosis leptorrhynchoides isolate AG116_Rl617_1_P2 chromosome 7, CSIRO_AGI_Rlap_v1, whole genome shotgun sequence:
- the LOC139857784 gene encoding uncharacterized protein, whose amino-acid sequence MGQITTAVNTDILKSQSSEFFVNGISNKKYETNGNHYDDLKTEQKADSDADSSYIYDSSNSDGDGGSSDDIREPTLGNGDGISSDEICEPTLDNGDIQQTTVYPSNLPRPEAPPGVTESKSPPSITRSNSSPETAVPAIGNFFREKSKSLSAAITKRVFDTQNESNVSEFNLSGLKVTVTPKNDKNESDQFKGRITFFSRSNCRDSTAVRLYFRGRNLRYVEINIDVYASREKELIERTGSSAVPQIFFNEKLFGGLVALNSLRNCGLLEERMKELLCRKCPDDAPAVPVYGFDEAEEETMDEMVTVVRVLRQRLPIQDKLLKMKIVKNCFSGREMVEVLIQQFDCGRKKAVEMGKQLARRHFIHHVFGENEFEDGNHFYRFLEHEPFIPRSYNFRGSTNDLEPKSATAISQKLTKIMSAILESYASEDGYHLDYLGISNSEEFRRYVNLMQELQRVDISTLLVSERLAFFINLHNAMVVHAVISIGHPGPAVIERRAFNTDFVYVIGGFPYSLTTIVNGVLRNNRRAPYTFTKPFGSGDKRLELSFPRVNPLIHFGICNGSKSSPPVRFFTPHGIESELRSAAREFLQRDGIQVDLAKRTVHLTRIFKWFNADFGNEKEILKWIVGYLDATKAGLLSHLSSDGGAVHVAYQDYDWSINC is encoded by the exons ATGGGACAAATAACAACCGCCGTTAATACTGATATACTCAAATCTCAATCGTCGGAGTTTTTTGTTAACGGAATTAGTAACAAGAAATACGAAACAAACGGCAATCATTATGATGATCTGAAAACAGAGCAAAAAGCTGATTCGGATGCTGATAGTTCATATATTTATGATTCTAGTAACAGTGACGGTGACGGAGGTAGTTCTGACGATATCCGTGAACCGACGTTAGGTAACGGTGACGGAATTAGTTCTGACGAGATCTGTGAACCAACGTTAGATAACGGTGACATTCAACAGACTACAGTTTATCCGTCAAATCTTCCACGGCCGGAGGCACCGCCGGGAGTAACAGAATCGAAATCTCCGCCGTCAATCACACGATCAAACTCCTCACCGGAAACTGCCGTGCCGGCGATCGGAAATTTTTTTAGAGAAAAGAGTAAAAGCTTATCAGCAGCGATAACGAAGCGAGTTTTTGATACACAAAATGAATCAAACGTATCGGAATTTAATCTCTCAGGTCTCAAAGTTACAGTAACCCCAAAAAACGATAAAAATGAAAGCGATCAGTTCAAAGGACGGATCACGTTTTTTTCACGGTCAAATTGCCGTGACTCAACGGCCGTTAGGTTGTATTTCCGAGGCCGAAACTTACGGTATGTTGAGATCAATATTGACGTTTATGCATCTCGAGAGAAGGAACTGATCGAACGGACAGGAAGCTCTGCTGTTCCTCAGATATTTTTTAACGAGAAATTGTTTGGGGGACTTGTGGCGTTGAATTCGTTGAGAAATTGTGGTTTGTTAGAGGAACGGATGAAGGAATTGCTTTGCCGGAAGTGTCCTGATGATGCACCGGCGGTTCCGGTGTACGGATTTGATGAAGCGGAAGAGGAGACGATGGATGAGATGGTGACGGTGGTTAGAGTGTTGCGGCAACGGTTGCCGATTCAGGATAAGTTATTGAAGATGAAGATTGTGAAGAATTGTTTTTCGGGGAGGGAGATGGTTGAGGTTTTGATTCAGCAGTTTGATTGTGGGAGGAAGAAG GCTGTGGAGATGGGAAAGCAGCTAGCAAGACGACACTTCATCCATCATGTTTTCGG GGAAAATGAATTTGAAGATGGAAACCATTTTTATCGGTTTCTTGAACATGAACCTTTCATTCCTCGATCTTATAACTTTCGGGGTTCCACTAATGATCTTGAGCCAAAATCTGCTACTGCAATTAGTCAAAAACTCACCAAAATAATGTCAGCAATACTTGAATCCTATGCATCTGAAGATGGATACCATCTTGATTATTTGGGTATCAGCAACAGCGAAGAATTCAGAAG ATATGTTAACCTGATGCAAGAACTTCAAAGGGTGGATATATCAACTCTCTTGGTTTCTGAAAGGCTCGCCTTTTTTATAAACCTACATAATGCTATGGTCGTTCATGCTGTTATCAGTATTGGTCATCCTGGGCCCGCAGTAATTGAAAGGAGAGCGTTTAATACTGATTTTGTTTATGTCATTGGAGGCTTTCCGTATTCGCTTACAACAATTGTAAATGGCGTTCTTAGAAATAACCGAAGAGCACCTTATACATTTACAAAACCCTTTGGTTCTGGCGACAAGCGTTTAGAG TTGAGTTTCCCTCGGGTTAACCCATTGATTCATTTTGGTATCTGCAACGGGTCAAAATCAAGCCCGCCCGTGAGATTCTTCACCCCTCATGGGATTGAATCCGAACTAAGATCTGCTGCACGAGAGTTTCTACAGAGGGACGGGATTCAAGTGGATCTCGCCAAGAGAACAGTTCACCTCACTCGCATCTTCAAATG GTTTAATGCTGATTTCGGGAACGAAAAGGAGATCTTGAAATGGATTGTTGGTTACTTGGATGCAACCAAGGCAGGCCTACTGTCGCATCTTTCAAGTGACGGTGGTGCAGTGCACGTTGCTTACCAGGACTATGACTGGTCCATTAATTGCTAA